From Drosophila yakuba strain Tai18E2 chromosome 2L, Prin_Dyak_Tai18E2_2.1, whole genome shotgun sequence, one genomic window encodes:
- the LOC6528446 gene encoding ribulose-phosphate 3-epimerase — MPVQAKIGPSILNADLSNLAAESQKLLDNGADYLHLDVMDGTFVPNLTFGHPMVKSLRNKIKTAFFETHMMVQKPEQWIEPMADAGVNLYTFHVEPVQDVVKVCRQVQESGMKVGLAIKPGTEVQELEKYVSIADVVLVMTVEPGFGGQSFMGDMMPKVKWLRDNYPNLDIEVDGGVGPKTIHCCAEAGANMIVSGTAVVGASDQAQVIREMRDVVHSYLK; from the exons ATGCCCGTGCAAGCTAAGATCGGTCCCAGCATTCTCAACGCGGATCTCTCGAACCTAGCGGCGGAGTCCCAAAAGCTACTGGATAATGGAGCAGACTACCTGCATCTGGACGTGATGGACGGCACTTTCGTGCCGAATCTCACCTTTGGTCACCCCATGGTCAAGAGCTTGCGCAACAAGATCAAG ACGGCCTTTTTCGAGACGCACATGATGGTCCAGAAACCGGAGCAGTGGATAGAGCCCATGGCCGATGCTGGTGTCAATCTCTACACCTTCCACGTCGAGCCGGTGCAGGATGTGGTCAAGGTCTGTCGCCAAGTGCAGGAGTCCGGCATGAAGGTGGGCCTTGCCATTAAGCCGGGCACCGAG GTACAAGAGCTGGAGAAGTACGTGAGCATTGCCGACGTGGTGCTGGTGATGACCGTTGAGCCTGGATTTGGCGGACAATCGTTCATGGGTGATATGATGCCCAAGGTGAAGTGGCTGCGCGATAACTACCCTAACCTGGACATCGAGGTAGACGGAGGTGTGGGACCCAAGACCATACACTGCTGTGCCGAAGCCGGAGCCAACATGATCGTCTCGGGAACCGCCGTGGTGGGTGCCTCCGATCAGGCGCAGGTGATCAGGGAGATGCGCGATGTGGTGCACAGCTACCTCAAATAG
- the LOC6528445 gene encoding uncharacterized protein LOC6528445: MNALDMNKQFLSVSQDHHHQTSVADQRSRSRSERAASLALPLNSLLDFYDKQQEQCKSVTLLPLPSNSGGISESSDLTSSNSIVRRHSSHYYPMLEDKQKPSQLPQAATEMLVNMTELKYGQSAHQRAIAGGRQVHQHQQHLVRVDTPVTPPPPIPRRLLRGKSSWQASSHPLPLSAGGQDGANGTGTVFVYPQPEDVTAEAVVRGSGDGQGGGTGLQSALLVDIATRPASGYADADGISDDDRMSLENSVFDESLTSTPVKVAGYLTGRYAGLSHMAKRAQRSSSSTVDSAYGSSLGGHSERFASSSTSVDFRSRFSSVDTQSSLDEKPLSSSIDTPVARDPREAYRERAVLNDAMHKLNNNNTSLGLALYTASNNNNSSSVGSDGSKLPVVPARKQPPSAKGCSNSNSNHSTGETQSQSSKEPSSVSASASTSSAASAGSSTISSGTMSSLSGPCPAVVPPTDFITKRPGPPEPPLRQANVFDPVETGSRGHPPPPLTVRNKLVRNKPPPITYPRMQQRQDSTLSSDSYSISSSPGYNSKLMEAPLLGSQQGGRKSNAPGTAQRQTPLMDLAPTRFLSGGGGGSGGRGGGKQAPVMPPPRSKINFRQDSTISSDSFSQTSSPGYNSKLMEAPLLPSLSAKRLCSAPAPIVCRQGVQHEPIEELEPPQTISPLHKAAGQPSSLQTIVRFQNGAPHTMSLQHQIINRRKSSNPYITNGRLKFRLFQILINAFALLAIAGGLAAYFNAYPTIKFVNKTIINTIHVEDTTSFGKNPAPGTCLPIIVRFCQGPQIPYNYTVFPNYIGHFGQLETQTDLDSYEALVDVRCYELVSLFLCTLFVPKCGQSGATVPPCKTLCTETMRRCGFFFDVFGLSLPEYLNCKLFKDFPSSEDCVGLDEVREVMRAATHPKCDGFQCDQNRCLPQEYVCDGHLDCMDQADEAKCERCGPDEIYCGDNQCIGTKHICDGITDCPYGQDERNCLRLSERNGDVGTGVLEVYRIGQRQWMPACVKNWDRAVSPSAVCSILGYSAVNATSVLTQLTHRPLLATVNVSTDIWKMYAKRKSTLMQEFANCKKTEDYPMADLTCSNYECGRVKRGRHKPSRRIIGGTQANPGNWPFLAAILGGPEKIFYCAGVLISDQWVLTASHCVGNYSVIDLEDWTIQLGVTRRNSFTYSGQKVKVKAVIPHPQYNMAIAHDNDIALFQLATRVAFHEHLLPVCLPPPSVRNLHPGTLCTVIGWGKREDKDPKSTYEYIVNEVQVPIITRNQCDEWLDNLTVSEGMVCAGFDDGGKDACQGDSGGPLLCPYPGEKNRWFVGGIVSWGIMCAHPRLPGVYANVVQYVPWIQEQIAKHTRPIKEDRVNKYDLHPGGPDILSKIATDPMREGTHHYTHSRTSSKN, translated from the exons ATGAACGCACTCGATATGAATAAACAATTTCTGAGCGTCTCCCAGGACCATCATCATCAGACCTCGGTGGCGGACCAGCGGAGTCGCTCAAG ATCGGAGCGCGCCGCCAGCCTGGCGCTGCCTCTCAACTCGCTGCTGGACTTCTACGacaagcagcaggagcagtgCAAGTCCGTGACCCTGCTGCCGTTGCCCAGCAACTCCGGCGGCATCAGCGAGAGCAGCGACctcaccagcagcaacagcatcgtGCGGCGACACTCCTCCCACTACTATCCAATGCTCGAGGACAAGCAGAAGCCGTCGCAGCTGCCCCAGGCAGCCACCGAAATGCTT GTAAACATGACGGAGCTAAAATATGGCCAGTCAGCGCACCAGAGGGCCATCGCGGGTGGAAGGCAGGTccatcagcaccagcagcacttGGTGCGGGTGGACACCCCAGTGACGCCCCCGCCTCCCATTCCAAGGCGTCTGCTGCGCGGCAAGTCCTCCTGGCAGGCGTCGAGTCACCCACTACCACTCTCGGCTGGCGGACAGGATGGCGCCAACGGCACGGGCACAGTATTTGTTTATCCGCAGCCAGAAGACGTGACCGCAGAGGCAGTAGTCCGGGGATCAGGCGACGGACAAGGAGGAGGTACCGGGCTGCAATCAGCACTGCTTGTTGACATAGCCACACGTCCGGCGTCCGGATATGCGGATGCCGATGGGATTTCCGATGATGACCGCATGAGTCTGGAGAACTCCGTGTTCGACGAATCGCTGACATCCACGCCCGTCAAGGTCGCCGGCTATTTGACCGGCCGCTACGCCGGGCTAAGTCACATGGCCAAGCGGGCGCAGCGCTCCTCCAGCAGCACCGTGGATTCCGCCTACGGCTCATCGCTGGGCGGGCACAGTGAGCGGTTCGCCAGCAGCTCGACTAGCGTGGACTTTCGCAGTCGCTTTTCCTCGGTGGACACCCAGTCCTCGCTCGATGAGAAGCCTCTGTCCAGTTCGATTGACACGCCGGTGGCCAGAGATCCCAGGGAGGCGTACAGGGAACGTGCTGTGCTTAACGATGCCATGCATAAGCTgaataacaacaacaccagTCTGGGACTTGCCCTTTACACGgccagcaataacaacaacagcagcagtgtTGGAAGTGATGGTTCCAAGCTACCAGTGGTTCCCGCCCGGAAGCAGCCGCCGTCAGCGAAgggctgcagcaacagcaacagtaaccACTCGACCGGCGAAACTCAGTCCCAGAGCTCCAAAGAACCCAGCAGCGTCTCGGCCTCGGCCTCCACTTCGTCCGCCGCCTCAGCAGGATCCAGCACTATCTCCAGCGGCACCATGTCTTCTTTGTCTGGGCCATGTCCAGCCGTTGTGCCGCCCACTGATTTTATTACCAAACGTCCAGGGCCACCAGAACCACCATTACGGCAGGCAAACGTATTTGATCCAGTGGAGACGGGATCGCGGGGTCACCCGCCGCCTCCTTTAACTGTGCGGAATAAGCTCGTGCGCAATAAACCGCCGCCAATTACGTACCCTCGGATGCAACAGCGCCAGGACTCCACGCTGTCCAGCGATAGCTACTCAATCAGCTCCAGTCCGGGCTACAACTCCAAGCTTATGGAAGCGCCACTGCTGGGTTCCCAGCAAGGGGGACGTAAGTCCAACGCACCCGGCACCGCGCAGCGCCAAACTCCGCTCATGGATTTGGCTCCCACTCGATTTCtaagcggcggcggcggaggcagCGGAGGACGCGGAGGTGGCAAGCAGGCTCCAGTAATGCCGccaccaaggagcaagattAACTTTCGCCAGGACTCGACCATCTCAAGCGACAGCTTTAGCCAGACGTCCAGTCCGGGATACAATTCGAAGCTCATGGAGGCGCCGCTGCTGCCCTCGTTGTCCGCCAAGCGGCTGTGCAGTG CGCCAGCCCCGATCGTGTGCCGTCAGGGAGTACAGCACGAGCCCATCGAGGAGCTGGAACCGCCGCAGACGATCTCGCCGCTTCATAAGGCGGCTGGGCAGCCCAGCAGTCTGCAGACCATCGTCCGCTTTCAAAATGGAGCACCGCACACCATGTCCTTACAGCATCAG ATTATTAACCGGCGCAAGAGCTCCAATCCGTACATCACAAACGGCCGCTTAAAGTTCCGCCTGTTTCAAATCCTTATCAACGCCTTTGCCCTGCTGGCCATCGCCGGAGGTTTGGCTGCCTACTTTAATGCATATCCGACTATAAAGTTCGTGAACAAGACTATCATCAACACGATTCACGTGGAGGACACCACAAGTTTTGGCAAGAATCCAGCCCCAGGCACATGCCTTCCCATTATTGTGCGATTTTGCCAAGGTCCCCAGATTCCCTACAACTACACCGTGTTCCCCAACTATATCGGCCACTTCGGCCAGTTGGAAACGCAAACGGACTTGGATTCCTATGAGGCCCTGGTGGATGTGAGATGTTACGAACTGGTGTCCCTGTTTCTCTGCACGCTTTTCGTGCCCAAGTGCGGGCAGAGCGG GGCCACGGTGCCACCTTGCAAAACGCTCTGTACGGAGACAATGCGCCGCTGCGGCTTCTTCTTCGACGTTTTCGGACTGAGTCTGCCCGAGTACCTAAACTGCAAGCTCTTCAAGGACTTTCCCAGTTCCGAGGACTGCGTGGGGTTGGATGAGGTTCGTGAGGTGATGAGAGCCGCTACGCATCCCAAGTGCGATGGTTTCCAGTGCGACCAGAACCGTTGTCTGCCGCAGGAGTACGTGTGCGATGGCCACCTGGATTGCATGGACCAGGCGGACGAGGCCAAGTGCGAGCGGTGCGGACCAGACGAGATCTACTGCGGCGACAACCAGTGCATCGGAACCAAGCACATATGCGACGGCATCACTGACTGTCCCTATGGCCAGGATGAGCGCAACTGCT TGAGGCTAAGTGAGCGGAACGGCGATGTGGGCACCGGGGTTCTGGAGGTCTACCGCATCGGTCAACGGCAGTGGATGCCCGCGTGTGTAAAGAACTGGGATCGAGCAGTATCGCCCAGCGCAGTGTGTTCCATTCTGGGCTACTCGGCCGTGAATGCCACCAGTGTCCTGACCCAACTTACTCACCGCCCACTGCTGGCCACGGTAAATGTGTCCACAGACATTTGGAAAATGTACGCCAAAAGAAAGTCCACCTTGATGCAAGAGTTTGCCAACTGCAAGAAGACGGAGGATTATCCTATGGCCGATCTAACGTGCTCCAATTATG AGTGCGGACGAGTAAAGCGGGGTAGACACAAGCCATCCAGACGCATCATTGGAGGAACCCAAGCCAATCCCGGCAATTGGCCATTCCTGGCTGCAATTTTGGGCGGTCCGGAGAAAATTTTCTACTGCGCAGGCGTCCTAATATCAGATCAATGGGTGCTCACAGCCTCACACTGCGTGGGAAA CTATAGCGTGATCGATTTGGAGGACTGGACTATTCAGCTGGGCGTAACGCGTCGTAATTCTTTCACCTACTCGGGTCAGAAGGTTAAGGTCAAGGCTGTAATTCCGCATCCGCAATACAACATGGCCATTGCCCACGACAATGACATAGCTCTCTTCCAA CTTGCCACGCGCGTTGCCTTTCATGAACACCTGTTGCCCGTATGTTTGCCGCCGCCGAGCGTGAGGAATCTGCATCCTGGCACCCTGTGCACGGTCATTGGATGGGGGAAGCGGGAGGACAAGGACC CCAAGTCGACGTATGAGTACATAGTGAACGAGGTGCAAGTGCCCATCATCACGCGTAATCAGTGCGACGAATGGCTGGACAACCTGACAGTGTCGGAGGGCATGGTCTGTGCCGGGTTCGATGACGGAGGCAAGGATGCCTGTCAG GGAGATTCGGGCGGTCCGCTGCTGTGTCCGTATCCAGGGGAGAAGAATCGCTGGTTCGTGGGCGGCATAGTCTCCTGGGGCATTATGTGTGCGCATCCTCGTCTGCCGGGCGTGTATGCGAACGTGGTGCAATATGTGCCTTGGATACAGGAGCAGATTGCGAAGCACACACGCCCCATTAAAGAGGACCGCGTTAACAAGTACGACCTGCATCCAGGAGGACCCGACATACTATCCAAAATAGCCACTGATCCAATGCGTGAGGGTACTCACCACTACACTCATTCCAGGACGTCGTCCAAAAATTAA
- the LOC6528447 gene encoding LDLR chaperone boca translates to MQKRLVLVLLALAPLVLAKKFKEEEKPAWAKKDIRDYSEADMERLLDQWEEDEEPLEDDELPEHLRSPKIDLNNLDSKSPEDLLKVSKKGRTLMTFVSVTGNPTREESDTITKLWQTSLWNNHIQAERYMVDDNRAIFLFKDGTQAWDAKDFLIEQERCKGVTIENKEYPGVNAKKDEL, encoded by the exons aTGCAAAAACGTCTTGTTTTGGTACTGCTAGCCCTGGCTCCGCTCGTCCTTGCCAAGAAGTTCAAGGAGGAGGAAAAACCGGCTTGGGCCAAGAAGGATATACGAGACTACAGCGAGGCGGATATGGAGCGTCTGCTTGATCAGTGGGAG GAAGATGAAGAGCCCCTTGAGGATGATGAGCTGCCTGAGCATCTGCGCTCCCCCAAAATAGATCTGAACAATCTGGACAGCAAGAGCCCCGAAGACCTGCTCAAGGTATCCAAAAAAGGACGAACTCTGATGACCTTCGTTTCGGTGACCGGCAATCCAACCCGGGAGGAGAGCGACACCATCACCAAGCTGTGGCAGACCAGTCTCTGGAACAACCACATCCAGGCGGAGCGCTATATGGTCGACGATAACCGCGCCATCTTTCTCTTCAAGGATGGCACACAAGCCTGGGACGCCAAGGACTTCCTCATCGAACAGGAACGCTGCAAGGGCGTAACCATCGAGAACAAGGAGTACCCGGGCGTCAACGCTAAGAAGGACGAACTGTAG